The following coding sequences are from one Streptomyces sp. NBC_01232 window:
- a CDS encoding heme o synthase, with translation MCVTAVESRPAGVLGTSPVHRPLGTRVMAFVALTKPRIIELLLITTVPVMFLAEQGVPSLRLVLLTCLGGYLSAGGANALNMYIDRDIDALMDRTSQRPLVTGMVSPRECLAFGLSLAVFSTLFFGLLVNWLSAALSLGALLFYVVVYTMLLKRRTAQNIVWGGIAGCMPVLIGWSAVKNEVSWAAVILFLVIFFWTPPHYWPLSMKVKDDYARAGVPMLPVVAGNRAVARQIVLYSWVMVAVSLLLTPLGYTGWFYTAVALVAGGWWLWEAHTLHARAKAGITGVKLKEMRLFHWSITYVSLLFVAVAVDPFLR, from the coding sequence GTGTGCGTGACGGCCGTCGAATCCCGTCCAGCGGGGGTGCTCGGGACGAGCCCCGTCCACCGGCCGCTCGGGACCCGCGTCATGGCTTTCGTGGCATTGACCAAGCCGCGGATCATCGAACTTCTGCTGATCACCACAGTGCCGGTGATGTTCCTTGCCGAGCAGGGCGTCCCGTCGCTGCGGCTGGTCCTCCTGACCTGCCTCGGCGGCTACTTGTCCGCGGGCGGCGCCAACGCGCTGAACATGTACATCGACCGCGACATCGACGCGCTGATGGACCGGACCTCGCAGCGACCGCTGGTGACCGGCATGGTCAGCCCGCGGGAGTGCCTGGCCTTCGGCCTCTCCCTGGCGGTCTTCTCCACCCTCTTCTTCGGCCTGCTGGTCAACTGGCTGTCGGCGGCGCTTTCGCTCGGTGCGCTCCTCTTCTACGTCGTGGTCTACACGATGCTGCTGAAGCGCCGCACCGCGCAGAACATCGTCTGGGGCGGCATCGCGGGCTGCATGCCGGTGCTCATCGGCTGGTCGGCCGTCAAGAACGAGGTCTCCTGGGCCGCGGTCATCCTGTTCCTCGTCATCTTCTTCTGGACGCCGCCGCACTACTGGCCGCTGTCGATGAAGGTCAAGGACGACTACGCGCGGGCCGGCGTGCCGATGCTTCCCGTCGTCGCGGGCAACAGGGCCGTGGCGCGCCAGATCGTCCTCTACAGCTGGGTGATGGTGGCGGTCTCGCTGCTGCTGACCCCGCTGGGGTACACCGGCTGGTTCTACACCGCGGTCGCGCTGGTCGCGGGCGGCTGGTGGCTGTGGGAGGCGCACACGCTGCACGCCCGGGCCAAGGCCGGCATCACGGGCGTGAAGCTCAAGGAGATGCGCCTGTTCCACTGGTCCATCACCTACGTGTCGCTGCTGTTCGTGGCGGTGGCCGTGGATCCCTTCCTCCGCTGA
- the tkt gene encoding transketolase, with protein MSTKPTTTELEWTELDQRAVDTARILAADAVQKVGNGHPGTAMSLAPAAYTLFQKVMRHDPADPEWVGRDRFVLSAGHSSLTLYTQLYLGGFGLELEDLEAFRTWGSKTPGHPEYGHTKGVETTTGPLGQGIANAVGMAMAARYERGLFDPEAAPGTSPFDHMIYAIAGDGCLQEGISHEASALAGHQKLGNLVLLWDDNHISIEGDTETAVSEDTLKRYEAYGWHVQRVAQQENGDLDPKALFTALQAAKAETGRPSFIAARSIIAWPAPHAQNTEAAHGSALGDDEVAATKRVLGFDPEKTFEVSDEVIAHTRRALDRGREAKAEWEKEFSAWRTANPERAAEFDRINANELPAGWEDKLPVFEAGKGVATRAASGKVLGALGAVIPELWGGSADLAGSNNTTIDKNSSFLPVGNPLPEADPYGRTIHFGIREHAMAASMNGIALHGHTRIYGGTFLVFSDYMRNAVRLSALMHLPVTYVWTHDSIGLGEDGPTHQPVEHLASLRAIPGLNIVRPADANETAIAWREILRRHTKVFGKGAPHGLALTRQGVPTYERNEAAAKGGYVLFEAEGGPAQVLLIGTGSEVHLAVEAREQLQAQGVPTRVVSMPSVEWFEEQDQEYKDSVLPPSVKARVAVEAGIGLTWHRYVGDAGRIVSLEHFGASADAKVLFREFGFTAENVAAAAKESLEAAAR; from the coding sequence GTGAGCACCAAGCCGACCACCACAGAGCTCGAGTGGACCGAACTGGACCAGCGGGCCGTCGACACCGCCCGCATCCTGGCCGCTGACGCGGTCCAGAAAGTCGGAAACGGCCACCCCGGTACGGCGATGAGCCTGGCCCCCGCCGCGTACACCCTCTTCCAGAAGGTGATGCGGCACGACCCGGCGGACCCCGAGTGGGTGGGCCGCGACCGCTTCGTGCTCTCCGCGGGGCACTCGTCCCTGACGCTCTACACCCAGCTCTACCTCGGCGGGTTCGGGCTGGAGCTGGAGGACCTCGAGGCGTTCCGCACCTGGGGCTCCAAGACCCCGGGCCACCCGGAGTACGGCCACACCAAGGGCGTCGAGACCACCACCGGCCCCCTCGGCCAGGGCATCGCCAACGCGGTGGGCATGGCCATGGCCGCCCGCTACGAGCGCGGTCTGTTCGACCCGGAGGCCGCCCCCGGCACCTCCCCGTTCGATCACATGATCTACGCGATCGCGGGCGACGGCTGCCTCCAGGAGGGCATCTCGCACGAGGCGTCCGCGCTGGCCGGCCACCAGAAGCTCGGCAATCTCGTCCTGCTGTGGGACGACAACCACATCTCCATCGAGGGCGACACGGAGACGGCCGTCTCCGAGGACACCCTGAAGCGCTACGAGGCCTACGGCTGGCACGTCCAGCGCGTCGCGCAGCAGGAGAACGGCGACCTCGACCCGAAGGCGCTGTTCACGGCCCTCCAGGCCGCCAAGGCCGAGACCGGCCGCCCGTCCTTCATCGCGGCCCGCTCGATCATCGCCTGGCCCGCCCCGCACGCCCAGAACACCGAGGCCGCCCACGGCTCGGCGCTCGGCGACGACGAGGTCGCGGCCACCAAGCGCGTGCTCGGCTTCGACCCGGAGAAGACCTTCGAGGTCTCCGACGAGGTCATCGCGCACACCCGCCGGGCCCTGGACCGCGGCCGCGAGGCCAAGGCCGAGTGGGAGAAGGAGTTCTCCGCCTGGCGCACCGCCAACCCGGAGCGCGCCGCCGAGTTCGACCGCATCAACGCCAACGAGCTGCCCGCGGGCTGGGAGGACAAGCTCCCCGTCTTCGAGGCCGGCAAGGGTGTCGCCACCCGCGCTGCCTCCGGCAAGGTCCTCGGCGCGCTCGGCGCGGTCATCCCGGAGCTGTGGGGCGGCTCGGCCGACCTGGCCGGCTCCAACAACACCACCATCGACAAGAACTCCTCGTTCCTGCCGGTGGGCAACCCGCTGCCGGAGGCCGACCCGTACGGCCGCACCATCCACTTCGGCATCCGCGAGCACGCCATGGCCGCGTCCATGAACGGCATCGCCCTGCACGGCCACACCCGCATCTACGGCGGCACCTTCCTGGTGTTCTCCGACTACATGCGCAACGCCGTCCGCCTCTCCGCGCTGATGCACCTGCCGGTGACGTACGTGTGGACGCACGACTCCATCGGTCTGGGCGAGGACGGCCCGACCCACCAGCCGGTCGAGCACCTCGCCTCGCTGCGCGCCATCCCGGGCCTGAACATCGTCCGTCCGGCCGACGCCAACGAGACGGCCATCGCCTGGCGCGAGATCCTGCGCCGTCACACCAAGGTCTTCGGCAAGGGTGCCCCGCACGGCCTCGCGCTGACCCGCCAGGGTGTGCCGACCTACGAGCGCAACGAGGCGGCCGCCAAGGGCGGCTACGTCCTGTTCGAGGCCGAGGGCGGCCCGGCGCAGGTCCTCCTCATCGGCACCGGCTCCGAGGTGCACCTCGCCGTCGAGGCCCGCGAGCAGCTCCAGGCCCAGGGCGTTCCCACCCGGGTCGTCTCGATGCCGTCCGTCGAGTGGTTCGAGGAGCAGGACCAGGAGTACAAGGACAGCGTCCTGCCGCCGTCGGTGAAGGCCCGCGTCGCGGTCGAGGCGGGCATCGGCCTGACCTGGCACCGCTACGTCGGCGACGCCGGCCGGATCGTGTCGCTGGAGCACTTCGGTGCCTCGGCCGACGCGAAGGTGCTCTTCCGCGAGTTCGGCTTCACCGCCGAGAACGTGGCGGCCGCCGCCAAGGAATCCCTCGAAGCCGCTGCGCGCTGA
- a CDS encoding helix-turn-helix transcriptional regulator, protein MKYGERQIDTPQGELGTGERSTRNRVARSILDHGPSTVADLAQRLGLTQAAVRRHLDTLVTDDVVEPREQRVYGARTRGRPAKVFALTDCGRDAFDQSYDTLAADALRWIAQSVGGGEQGEVAVAAFARARMEAQAQAYKEAVEAAAPQERAEALARALTVDGYAATAKSAPGPHSGEQLCQHHCPVAHVAEQFPQLCEAETEVFSRLLGTHVQRLATIAHGDGVCTTFIPRSASTAQTDTSVSASTAGRNPA, encoded by the coding sequence GTGAAATACGGCGAACGGCAGATCGACACCCCTCAGGGGGAGCTCGGCACCGGGGAGCGGTCAACCCGCAACCGCGTGGCGCGCTCGATCCTGGACCACGGTCCTTCCACCGTCGCCGACCTCGCCCAGCGTCTCGGCCTCACCCAGGCCGCCGTCCGCCGCCACCTCGACACGCTCGTCACCGACGACGTGGTCGAACCCCGTGAGCAGCGTGTGTACGGTGCGCGCACCCGGGGTCGGCCCGCCAAGGTCTTCGCGCTCACCGACTGTGGCCGCGACGCCTTCGACCAGTCCTACGACACGCTCGCCGCGGACGCCCTGCGCTGGATCGCGCAGTCGGTCGGCGGCGGCGAGCAGGGCGAGGTGGCCGTCGCCGCCTTCGCCCGGGCGCGGATGGAAGCGCAGGCGCAGGCCTACAAGGAAGCCGTCGAGGCCGCCGCTCCCCAGGAGCGCGCGGAGGCCCTTGCCAGGGCGTTGACCGTGGACGGGTACGCTGCTACGGCGAAGAGCGCTCCCGGTCCGCACAGCGGTGAACAGCTCTGCCAGCACCACTGCCCGGTCGCGCACGTCGCCGAGCAGTTCCCGCAGCTGTGCGAGGCGGAGACCGAGGTCTTCTCCCGCCTGCTCGGGACCCATGTGCAGCGCCTCGCCACGATCGCCCATGGCGACGGGGTGTGCACGACGTTCATTCCGCGTAGCGCGAGCACCGCACAGACCGACACATCAGTATCTGCAAGTACGGCCGGGAGGAACCCCGCATGA
- the sufD gene encoding Fe-S cluster assembly protein SufD: MAEAQNIPAGSTTAGAIAVAAESTVATRMSAPPSFDVADFPVPNGREEEWRFTPLARLKGLHDGTAVANGSMKAQIDAPEGVTVESVERGDARIGKAGTPVDRIAAQAFSSFAKATVVTVPKEQVLTEPVRVTLHGEGGTTFGHTVFDVQAFAEAVIVIDHTGDGVRAANVDFLVGDGAKLTVVSVQDWDDTAVHCSQHNTLVGRDATFKSIVVTFGGDVVRIHPRISYAGPGGEAELFGLYFTDAGQHQEHRLLVTHDAPHCKSNVVYKGALQGQDAHAVWIGDVLIEKTAEGTDTYEMNRNLVLTDGARVDSVPNLEIETGEIVGAGHASATGRFDDEQLFYLQARGIPADEARRLVVRGFFAELVQQIGVDDIEERLLTKIETELQGSV; the protein is encoded by the coding sequence ATGGCTGAGGCTCAGAACATTCCGGCGGGTTCGACCACCGCCGGCGCGATCGCGGTGGCCGCCGAGTCCACCGTTGCCACCCGGATGAGTGCGCCCCCGTCCTTCGACGTGGCGGACTTCCCGGTCCCGAACGGCCGCGAGGAGGAGTGGCGGTTCACCCCGCTCGCCCGTCTCAAGGGCCTGCACGACGGCACCGCGGTCGCCAACGGCAGCATGAAGGCCCAGATCGACGCGCCCGAGGGCGTCACGGTCGAGTCGGTGGAGCGCGGCGACGCGCGCATCGGCAAGGCCGGCACCCCGGTGGACCGGATCGCCGCCCAGGCGTTCTCGTCCTTCGCGAAGGCCACGGTCGTCACCGTGCCCAAGGAGCAGGTCCTGACCGAGCCGGTGCGCGTGACGCTGCACGGCGAGGGCGGCACCACCTTCGGCCACACCGTCTTCGACGTGCAGGCCTTTGCCGAGGCCGTCATCGTCATCGACCACACCGGTGACGGCGTGCGCGCCGCGAACGTCGACTTCCTGGTCGGCGACGGCGCCAAGCTCACCGTCGTGTCCGTGCAGGACTGGGACGACACCGCCGTCCACTGCTCCCAGCACAACACGCTGGTCGGCCGTGACGCGACCTTCAAGTCGATCGTGGTCACCTTCGGCGGCGACGTCGTGCGCATCCACCCCCGCATCAGCTACGCCGGCCCCGGCGGCGAGGCGGAACTCTTCGGCCTGTACTTCACCGACGCCGGCCAGCACCAGGAGCACCGCCTCCTGGTCACGCACGACGCGCCGCACTGCAAGTCGAACGTGGTCTACAAGGGCGCGCTCCAGGGCCAGGACGCCCACGCCGTCTGGATCGGTGACGTGCTCATCGAGAAGACCGCCGAGGGCACCGACACCTACGAGATGAACCGCAACCTCGTCCTCACGGACGGCGCGCGGGTCGACTCGGTGCCGAACCTGGAGATCGAGACCGGCGAGATCGTCGGCGCCGGCCACGCCTCCGCGACCGGCCGCTTCGACGACGAGCAGCTCTTCTACCTGCAGGCCCGTGGCATCCCGGCCGACGAGGCCCGCCGCCTGGTCGTCCGCGGCTTCTTCGCGGAGCTCGTCCAGCAGATCGGTGTCGACGACATCGAGGAGCGTCTGCTCACCAAGATCGAGACCGAGCTCCAGGGTTCCGTCTGA
- a CDS encoding COX15/CtaA family protein encodes MHKGSPTIWGVLNPLAHIASRWTPSPRTVQRAALAALVMSVVIVVTGGAVRLTGSGLGCDTWPKCTDDSLLVTQEQGFHGAIEFGNRMLTYVLSAAVGWAIIAARSAKPWRHSLTKLGWVQFFVVMANAVLGGITVLTGLNPYSVAGHFLLATALITVTTLTWQRTREGDGAPRPRVPGPVRKLSWALLATTLVLIAAGTVVTGSGPHAGDSSEIKRMPFDWDTTAHVHAVSAWVVCALAVAMWLVLRIVDAPADTRARARDLLLVLLAQGAIGYVQYATQVPEALVAAHMLGSCLVWIAVLRVALSLRERPAEQAGVPAQGDPQLSAV; translated from the coding sequence TTGCACAAGGGGTCGCCTACGATATGGGGCGTGTTGAACCCCCTCGCCCACATCGCCAGCCGCTGGACCCCGTCACCCCGGACCGTCCAGCGGGCCGCACTCGCCGCGCTCGTCATGAGCGTGGTCATCGTCGTCACCGGCGGAGCGGTACGGCTGACCGGATCCGGCCTCGGCTGCGACACCTGGCCCAAGTGCACCGACGACAGCCTGCTCGTGACACAGGAGCAGGGCTTCCACGGCGCCATCGAATTCGGCAACCGCATGCTGACCTACGTGCTCAGCGCGGCCGTCGGCTGGGCGATCATCGCCGCCCGCTCGGCCAAGCCGTGGCGGCACTCCCTGACGAAGCTCGGCTGGGTGCAGTTCTTCGTCGTGATGGCGAACGCCGTACTCGGCGGCATCACCGTCCTGACGGGGCTCAACCCCTACAGCGTGGCCGGGCACTTCCTGCTCGCCACCGCACTGATCACCGTGACGACGCTCACCTGGCAGCGCACCCGCGAGGGCGACGGCGCACCCAGGCCGCGCGTGCCCGGCCCGGTGCGCAAGCTGTCGTGGGCGCTGCTCGCGACCACCCTCGTCCTGATCGCGGCGGGCACCGTCGTGACCGGTTCCGGCCCGCACGCCGGTGACAGCAGCGAGATCAAGCGCATGCCCTTCGACTGGGACACCACGGCCCACGTGCACGCCGTCTCGGCCTGGGTGGTGTGCGCGCTCGCGGTCGCGATGTGGCTGGTCCTGCGCATCGTGGACGCCCCCGCCGACACCCGGGCGCGCGCCCGCGACCTGCTGCTCGTCCTGCTCGCCCAGGGCGCCATCGGTTACGTGCAGTACGCCACCCAGGTCCCCGAGGCACTGGTCGCCGCGCACATGCTGGGCTCGTGCCTGGTGTGGATCGCCGTGCTCCGGGTCGCGCTGAGCCTGCGCGAGCGGCCGGCCGAGCAGGCCGGGGTCCCCGCCCAGGGCGACCCGCAGCTCTCCGCGGTCTGA
- a CDS encoding ABC transporter permease, protein MSAGTFTPSPGAAPVSRMILAQTALETRMLLRNGEQLLLTVIIPALLLTLFSAVDIVDTGSEKSVDFLAPGILALAVLSTAFTGQAIATGFDRRYGVLKRLGASPLPRWALMAAKTLSVMVTEVLQIALLTVIALALGWSPQGNPLSVAALVLLGTAAFSGLGLLMAGTLKAEMTLAAANLVFLLLLVGGGVIVPLEKFPDAVQSVLGLLPISALSDGLREVLQHGAAFPWGDAAVLAGWAVLGLGAAARLFRWE, encoded by the coding sequence ATGAGCGCCGGTACGTTCACCCCCAGCCCGGGGGCCGCGCCCGTGTCCCGCATGATCCTCGCGCAGACGGCGCTGGAGACCCGGATGCTGCTGCGCAACGGGGAGCAGCTGCTGCTGACCGTGATCATCCCGGCGCTGCTGCTGACCCTCTTCTCCGCCGTCGACATCGTGGACACCGGCAGCGAGAAGTCCGTGGACTTCCTCGCGCCCGGGATCCTGGCGCTCGCCGTGCTGTCCACCGCCTTCACCGGCCAGGCCATCGCCACCGGCTTCGACCGCCGCTACGGGGTCCTCAAGCGGCTCGGGGCCTCCCCCCTGCCGCGCTGGGCCCTGATGGCCGCCAAGACCCTGTCGGTGATGGTCACCGAGGTGCTGCAGATCGCCCTGCTGACGGTGATCGCGCTCGCGCTCGGATGGTCCCCGCAGGGCAACCCGCTGTCGGTGGCCGCGCTGGTCCTGCTGGGCACCGCCGCCTTCTCCGGGCTCGGGCTGCTGATGGCGGGCACCCTCAAGGCCGAGATGACCCTGGCCGCCGCCAACCTGGTCTTCCTGCTCCTGCTGGTCGGCGGCGGGGTGATCGTCCCGCTGGAGAAGTTCCCGGACGCCGTGCAGTCCGTACTGGGGCTGCTGCCCATCTCGGCCCTGTCCGACGGGCTGCGGGAGGTCCTCCAGCACGGGGCCGCGTTCCCGTGGGGCGACGCGGCCGTGCTGGCGGGCTGGGCCGTACTTGGTCTGGGCGCCGCCGCGCGGCTCTTCCGCTGGGAATGA
- a CDS encoding ABC transporter ATP-binding protein — MSNDPAVEIRGLVKRYGTKTAVDGLDLTVRSGSVTAVLGPNGAGKTTTVETCEGYHRPDAGTVRVLGLDPVAQAEALRPRIGVMLQSGGVYSGARAVEMLRHMAKLYADPLDVAALVERLGLGGCGRTAYRRLSGGQQQRLALAMAVVGRPELVFLDEPTAGLDPQARRATWDLVRELRTDGVTVVLTTHHMDEAEQLADEVAIVDAGRVIVHGSPEQLCRGGAENTLRFTGRPSLDLASLLKALPDGTEAAELTPGVYRVTGDVDPQLLATVASWCAQHGVMPSSLTVERHTLEDVFLELTGKELRA; from the coding sequence ATGAGCAACGACCCCGCCGTGGAGATCCGCGGACTGGTGAAGCGGTACGGCACCAAGACCGCGGTGGACGGCCTGGACCTCACCGTCCGCAGCGGTTCCGTCACCGCCGTCCTCGGTCCCAACGGCGCGGGCAAGACGACCACGGTGGAGACCTGCGAGGGCTACCACCGCCCCGACGCCGGCACCGTCCGCGTCCTCGGCCTCGACCCGGTCGCGCAGGCCGAGGCCCTGCGCCCGCGGATCGGCGTGATGCTGCAGTCCGGAGGCGTCTACTCCGGAGCCCGCGCCGTCGAGATGCTGCGCCACATGGCCAAGCTGTACGCCGATCCGCTCGACGTCGCCGCCCTGGTGGAACGCCTCGGGCTCGGCGGCTGCGGCCGCACCGCCTACCGCCGGCTGTCCGGCGGCCAGCAGCAGCGCCTCGCCCTGGCCATGGCCGTCGTGGGCCGCCCCGAACTGGTCTTCCTGGACGAACCCACCGCCGGCCTGGACCCGCAGGCCCGCCGCGCGACCTGGGACCTCGTACGGGAACTGCGCACCGACGGGGTCACCGTCGTCCTCACCACGCACCACATGGACGAGGCCGAGCAGCTCGCCGACGAGGTCGCCATCGTGGACGCCGGCAGGGTCATCGTGCACGGCAGCCCCGAGCAGCTGTGCCGGGGCGGAGCCGAGAACACCCTGCGCTTCACCGGCCGCCCCTCCCTCGACCTCGCCTCGCTGCTGAAGGCGCTGCCCGACGGCACCGAGGCCGCCGAGCTCACCCCTGGCGTCTACCGCGTCACCGGCGACGTCGACCCCCAGCTGCTGGCCACCGTCGCCTCCTGGTGCGCGCAGCACGGCGTGATGCCGAGCAGCCTCACCGTGGAGCGGCACACCCTCGAGGACGTCTTCCTCGAACTGACCGGTAAGGAGCTGCGCGCATGA
- the sufB gene encoding Fe-S cluster assembly protein SufB, whose protein sequence is MTTEIAHPELDGLGTYEYGWADSDAAGAAAKRGLSEEVVRDISAKKSEPEWMLNLRLKGLKLFDRKPMPNWGSDLSGIDFDNIKYFVRSTEKQAASWEDLPEDIKNTYDKLGIPEAEKQRLVAGVAAQYESEVVYHQIREDLEEQGVIFLDTDTALKEHPELFQEYFGTVIPVGDNKFASLNTAVWSGGSFIYVPKGVKVDIPLQAYFRINTENMGQFERTLIIVDEDAYVHYVEGCTAPIYSSDSLHSAVVEIIVKKGGRCRYTTIQNWSNNVYNLVTKRAVAYEGATMEWIDGNIGSKVTMKYPAVYLMGEHAKGETLSIAFAGEGQHQDAGSKMVHMAPNTSSNIVSKSVARGGGRTSYRGLVEIGEGAHGSKSNVLCDALLVDTISRSDTYPYVDVREDDVSMGHEATVSKVSDDQLFYLMSRGMTEFEAMAMIVRGFVEPIARELPMEYALELNRLIELQMEGSVG, encoded by the coding sequence ATGACCACGGAGATCGCTCACCCTGAGCTCGATGGCCTGGGCACCTACGAATACGGCTGGGCCGACTCCGACGCGGCCGGTGCCGCTGCCAAGCGGGGTCTGTCCGAAGAGGTCGTCCGCGACATCTCGGCGAAGAAGTCCGAGCCGGAGTGGATGCTCAACCTCCGTCTCAAGGGCCTGAAGCTGTTCGACCGCAAGCCGATGCCGAACTGGGGTTCCGACCTCTCGGGCATCGACTTCGACAACATCAAGTACTTCGTGCGTTCCACCGAGAAGCAGGCCGCTTCGTGGGAGGACCTGCCCGAGGACATCAAGAACACGTACGACAAGCTCGGCATCCCGGAGGCGGAGAAGCAGCGCCTCGTCGCCGGTGTCGCGGCCCAGTACGAGTCCGAGGTCGTCTACCACCAGATCCGTGAGGACCTGGAGGAGCAGGGCGTCATCTTCCTCGACACGGACACCGCGCTCAAGGAGCACCCGGAGCTCTTCCAGGAGTACTTCGGCACGGTCATCCCGGTCGGCGACAACAAGTTCGCGTCGCTGAACACCGCGGTGTGGTCCGGCGGCTCCTTCATCTACGTCCCCAAGGGCGTGAAGGTCGACATCCCGCTCCAGGCCTACTTCCGTATCAACACGGAGAACATGGGTCAGTTCGAGCGGACGCTGATCATCGTCGACGAGGACGCCTACGTCCACTACGTAGAGGGCTGCACCGCCCCGATCTACTCCTCGGACTCGCTGCACAGCGCCGTAGTCGAGATCATCGTCAAGAAGGGCGGCCGCTGCCGCTACACGACGATCCAGAACTGGTCGAACAACGTCTACAACCTGGTCACCAAGCGCGCCGTGGCGTACGAGGGCGCGACCATGGAGTGGATCGACGGCAACATCGGTTCCAAGGTCACCATGAAGTACCCGGCCGTCTACCTGATGGGCGAGCACGCCAAGGGCGAGACCCTGTCCATCGCCTTCGCGGGCGAGGGCCAGCACCAGGACGCCGGCTCCAAGATGGTCCACATGGCGCCGAACACCTCCTCGAACATCGTCTCCAAGTCGGTGGCGCGAGGCGGCGGCCGCACCTCCTACCGAGGCCTGGTCGAGATCGGCGAGGGCGCCCACGGTTCGAAGTCCAACGTGCTGTGCGACGCGCTCCTGGTCGACACCATCTCCCGCTCGGACACGTACCCCTACGTGGACGTCCGCGAGGACGACGTCTCCATGGGCCACGAGGCCACGGTCTCCAAGGTCTCCGACGACCAGCTCTTCTACCTGATGAGCCGCGGTATGACGGAGTTCGAGGCCATGGCCATGATCGTGCGCGGCTTCGTCGAGCCCATCGCGCGCGAGCTGCCCATGGAGTACGCCCTCGAGCTGAACCGGCTGATCGAACTGCAGATGGAGGGATCGGTCGGCTGA
- a CDS encoding amidohydrolase family protein, which produces MIETPPLVDQYCHGVLRTELGLGTFEAQLMRSAGPPAAGTTFFDTQTGFAVRRWCAPLLGLEPHATPARYLARRRELGAAETARRLLRGSPVAAYLVDTGVAGDLTGPKELALAGDAEVFEAVRLELLAEQVADTSGTVGAFLANLAEAIHHAAAGAAAFTCATAFTRPDGADPADTPPVGPEPPGPGAVRGAAGRWLAGRPRGGAVRDPVLLAHLLWSAVASGLPLQLHTGAADPAPLTGFVRATAGLGTRLVLLGGHPDHRRSAQLAAAFPHVYADTGAALGRTGSRAAAALTELLEIAPFGKVLFSSGGGRLPELHAIGALVFREALGRALGGWVAEGSWSWRDAERVAAMVAAGNARRVYRLDRP; this is translated from the coding sequence ATGATCGAAACGCCGCCCCTGGTGGACCAGTACTGCCACGGAGTACTCCGTACGGAGCTGGGCCTGGGCACCTTCGAGGCCCAGCTGATGCGCTCGGCGGGCCCGCCCGCCGCGGGCACCACCTTCTTCGACACGCAGACCGGCTTCGCGGTGCGCCGCTGGTGCGCGCCACTGCTGGGGCTGGAGCCGCACGCCACCCCCGCCCGCTATCTGGCGCGCCGGCGGGAGCTCGGCGCGGCCGAAACCGCCCGGCGGCTGCTGAGGGGATCCCCGGTCGCCGCCTACCTGGTCGACACCGGGGTGGCCGGGGACCTCACCGGCCCCAAGGAACTGGCGCTCGCCGGGGACGCGGAGGTCTTCGAGGCCGTCCGGCTGGAGTTACTGGCCGAGCAGGTCGCCGACACCTCCGGAACGGTGGGCGCCTTCCTCGCCAACCTCGCCGAGGCGATCCACCACGCCGCCGCCGGGGCCGCCGCCTTCACCTGCGCCACGGCCTTCACCCGCCCGGACGGCGCGGACCCTGCGGACACCCCGCCGGTCGGGCCCGAGCCGCCCGGTCCCGGCGCGGTGCGCGGGGCGGCCGGACGGTGGCTGGCCGGGCGGCCGCGGGGCGGAGCCGTACGGGACCCCGTACTCCTGGCGCACCTGCTGTGGAGCGCGGTGGCGTCCGGGCTGCCGCTCCAGCTGCACACCGGAGCGGCGGATCCTGCGCCGCTGACCGGGTTCGTACGGGCCACCGCGGGCCTCGGCACGCGGCTGGTGCTGCTCGGGGGACATCCGGACCACCGCCGCAGCGCGCAGCTCGCGGCGGCCTTCCCGCACGTCTACGCCGATACGGGCGCGGCCCTCGGGCGGACCGGGTCGCGGGCCGCGGCGGCCCTGACGGAGCTGCTGGAGATCGCACCGTTCGGGAAGGTGCTGTTCTCCAGCGGGGGCGGACGCCTGCCCGAGCTGCACGCGATCGGCGCCCTGGTGTTCCGCGAGGCGCTGGGCCGGGCGCTGGGCGGGTGGGTCGCCGAGGGGTCCTGGTCCTGGCGGGACGCGGAACGGGTGGCGGCCATGGTCGCGGCGGGCAACGCCCGCCGCGTCTACCGGCTGGACCGGCCCTGA